The following proteins come from a genomic window of Gemmatimonadota bacterium:
- a CDS encoding sulfatase-like hydrolase/transferase, with product MRIRRRALVPLLFLFACRPSPDAAPVTESVPQIPGPRPDVLVVVVDDLRWDEFGAAGHPYLETPNIDRLAAEGALFTQSFHAVPLCSPNRASILTGQYPSRHGVIDNVSRSLLSHTLETFPQVMQTEGYRTAFLGKWHMGNDPTPRPGFDYWVGLPGQGRSTDPELFEDGRLQVVPGYTTDLLTDRALSFIDAQPEGQPWLVYLAHKAVHPDIRQRDDGSVDPSSSLGYVPAPRHRGRYEQEVFPRRPNVVDSAEELDEQPALQRALAYRATPAITRDFGGILDPGTSEESIRRRAEMLLAVDESLGRLLEALEARGTLDRTAIVLTSDNGYFFGEHGLSLERRLPYEESVRNPLLVRYPPVVSAGLRPEAIAVSVDIAPTVLDLAGLPISDQIQGRSLLPALSGQTPANWRTSLLVEFYTYESPMPWLLDMDYRMVRTRSHKYIRWTHHPELDEMYDLTADPYELDNIVDDPSSAGIRENLKAELRRLSLEALGLSY from the coding sequence ATGCGCATCCGCCGCCGAGCACTCGTGCCGCTCCTCTTCCTGTTCGCGTGCCGTCCGTCGCCCGACGCCGCACCGGTGACGGAATCGGTGCCCCAGATCCCCGGCCCCCGCCCGGATGTCCTCGTCGTCGTCGTCGACGATCTGCGCTGGGACGAGTTCGGGGCGGCCGGACATCCCTATCTGGAGACACCCAACATCGATCGCTTGGCCGCGGAGGGCGCGCTCTTCACCCAGTCCTTCCACGCGGTCCCGCTGTGTTCGCCCAACCGTGCCAGCATCCTTACGGGCCAGTACCCCTCGCGGCACGGTGTCATCGACAACGTGTCACGGAGTCTGCTCAGTCACACCCTGGAGACATTTCCCCAGGTGATGCAGACGGAGGGGTATCGCACCGCCTTCCTCGGGAAGTGGCATATGGGGAACGATCCGACGCCGAGGCCCGGGTTCGACTACTGGGTGGGGCTTCCCGGGCAGGGACGGTCGACGGATCCGGAGCTCTTCGAAGACGGCCGCCTTCAGGTTGTGCCGGGATACACGACGGACCTGCTGACGGATCGAGCGCTCTCCTTCATCGATGCGCAGCCCGAGGGTCAGCCGTGGCTCGTCTACCTCGCGCACAAGGCCGTGCACCCGGACATCCGGCAGCGCGACGACGGCTCCGTGGACCCGAGTTCTTCTTTGGGCTATGTCCCGGCGCCCCGGCACCGTGGACGGTACGAGCAGGAGGTTTTCCCCCGGCGGCCGAACGTGGTCGACTCCGCCGAGGAACTGGACGAACAGCCGGCGCTGCAGCGCGCCTTGGCCTACCGCGCCACTCCCGCCATCACCCGCGACTTCGGCGGGATCCTTGATCCCGGCACCAGTGAGGAGTCGATCCGACGACGAGCTGAGATGCTCCTGGCGGTGGACGAGAGCCTGGGTCGCCTTCTCGAGGCGCTGGAAGCGCGGGGCACGCTCGACCGTACTGCCATCGTCCTCACGAGCGACAACGGCTACTTCTTCGGCGAACACGGTTTGAGCCTCGAACGACGACTTCCGTACGAGGAGTCCGTGCGCAACCCCCTGCTCGTGCGTTATCCGCCCGTGGTGTCCGCCGGCCTCCGGCCGGAGGCGATCGCCGTCTCCGTGGATATCGCCCCCACGGTGCTCGACCTGGCTGGGCTCCCCATCTCCGATCAAATCCAGGGCCGGTCCTTGCTCCCCGCGTTGTCCGGACAGACCCCGGCGAACTGGAGAACTTCACTACTGGTCGAGTTCTACACCTACGAGAGCCCCATGCCCTGGCTTCTGGACATGGACTACCGAATGGTGCGCACCAGGAGCCACAAGTACATCCGCTGGACGCACCATCCGGAGCTCGACGAGATGTACGACCTGACCGCCGATCCCTATGAGTTGGACAACATCGTCGACGATCCCTCCTCGGCCGGCATCCGCGAGAACCTCAAGGCGGAGCTTCGCCGTCTGAGCCTGGAGGCATTGGGACTGAGCTACTGA